One window of the Hippoglossus hippoglossus isolate fHipHip1 chromosome 9, fHipHip1.pri, whole genome shotgun sequence genome contains the following:
- the LOC117768458 gene encoding rapamycin-insensitive companion of mTOR-like isoform X1, with product MAASFRGRPIRSLRMRGRNDSGEENVPLDLTREPSENFREILQNVAKSHGVSNMRKLGHLNNFIKLLCSIGYREENFGFTHEEIIVCLRLALLNEAKEVRAAGLRALRYLIRDTAVLQKVLRLQVDYLIARCIDIQQSNEGERTQALRLVRKIITVNAMLFPTSITNSLIAIGTDGLQERDRMVRAAIAIVCELALKNPEVVAKRGGLSTILKSVIDCQLSRINEALITTILHLLNHPRTRQYVRVDVELEQILAPFTDFHYRHNADTAEGQLKEDREARFLSSRMAIVAAFRSWSGIINLCKAGNSGIQSLIGLLCIPNMEVRKGLLEVLYEIFRLPVPIVTQDFTEGLLSVDPARFQDTWRLSDGFVAAEAKVVLPHRARSRPDLMDNYLGFVLSAFISSGLLEGIVEVVTSSDDQLAIRATILLGELLHMANTILPHSHSHHLHCLPTLINMAASFDIPQEKRLRASAAVNNLKRFHEKKKKGLKPHSLYLDHIIRKSVSSNSRRESHSRVHRDIYVIKDTEEALMMNLRDSHILNHKHNLEWNWLLIATILKWPNVNLRNNKDEHMHKFVRRLLYFYKPSSKLYAGLALDHVKARQLTVVGCQFIEFLMDSDEDGQGYLEELVKDMVSWLSSSSGMKPERCLQSNGLLTTLSQHYFLFLGTLSAHPQGVKLLEKCGLFQCLLNLCSVKNQDAVLKLAVTTLDYSRDGLARVILSKILTAATDTCRLYATKHLRVLLRAGVEFFSSWGMELLVTQLHDHSKAVSMEALDILDEACEDKANLHALIQLKPALSHLGDKGLLLLLRFLSIPKGFSYLNERGYVSKQLDKWQKEYNLKYVDLIEEQLNEALTTYRKPVDGDNYVRRSNQRLQRPNVYLPVHLYGQLVHDKTGCHLLEAQSVVPDLSYTVRSPMLDTWEGIKQLKAALWALGNIGSSNWGLNLLQEENVIPDILALAQHCEVLSVRGTCVYVLGVISKTRQGCDVLKQYGWDAVRHSRRTLWPVTPDEVDTHLTSELSSVPSTLSLNSESTSSRHNSESESQPNMYILEDDKCDVLDQSDEPFHLHPKPIKDRSPFTILASTRFVRTRFLNSLSLPSKKLRSTSDPKTPSGSRTPTELKTGSMRRNRTVTEPSVYSPNQGDVFTPVFNGRGMPKSPTVSLETSFVGTRGGSEEHLVDGRLARGGGSGLGLSGLGGQGAVEHPSREREQSSRERLAGGDGGSSSSGGNVVGGGGGGGGGTQFKSRSQSFNTDTTTSGISSMSSSPSRETVGNPEHPEPEPDSSDCVSLNTVVSAKTVKTLSSLTPQAQTNHISMSKSSTVSLVPPGSSHTLPRRAQSLKSPSVATIKSLADCSFMYTSPRDALGYATLKRLQQQRIHPSLSHSEALASPAKDVLFTDTITMKTGSLDSRLTPRSLSPRILSRTSPLALPRFLKALSFASLDKEELLSPINQSTLHRCSSVRSMVSGITYGCNDDYIGLALPMDINDMFHIRDLAYFQQRISPPSEERKRFLFGDGDGDRPAIPLLKQQFSISELIVCRGDTQNHTVGLDETGLQDHSEENCLYCVGAIVLGYPTQPQFNSTQPCTDYVDFPSWGGKSGHRLEVMPQSKFSGVSGCSDAAVSQGSICSTPTPADVVLGGKGISEDGPASRVLLRKEVLRLIINLSSSVGTKGHETGLLTIKEKFPYAFDDICLYSEVSHLLAHCMFRLTSRRFIQELFQDVQFMPMYEEAEAILTKLPKPVEEDDNPPAES from the exons AGCCATCAGAAAACTTCCGTGAAATCCTCCAAAATGTGGCCAAATCACATGGAGTCAGTAACATGCGAAAACTGGGCCACCTGAACAACTTCATAAAG CTGCTATGCAGCATTGGTTACCGTGAGGAAAACTTTGGGTTTACACACGAAGAAATCATTGTTTG TCTGCGACTAGCCCTACTGAATGAGGCCAAGGAAGTGCGTGCAGCAGGGTTGCGGGCGCTCCGCTACCTCATTAGAGACACCGCCGTGCTGCAGAAGGTCCTCAGACTACAGGTGGACTATTTAATAGCCAG ATGCATTGACATCCAGCAGAGCAATGAGGGCGAGAGAACTCAGGCTCTGAGACTCGTCCGCAAG ATTATCACTGTCAATGCAATGTTGTTCCCCACGTCTATCACAAACTCTCTAATTGCTATCGGCACGGATGGACTCCAGGAGAGAGACCGCATGGTCCGCGCGGCCATCGCCATCGTATGTGAGCTTG CCCTGAAGAACCCAGAGGTGGTGGCCAAACGAGGTGGCCTCAGCACCATCCTGAAGAGTGTGATCGATTGTCAGTTGAGTCGCATCAACGAAGCACTGATCACCACCATTCTCCATCTTCTCAACCACCCGCGTACCCGCCAGTACGTACGGGTGGACGTCGAGCTGGAG CAAATCCTCGCCcctttcacagattttcactaCCGGCACAACGCAGACACGGCTGAAGGGCAACtcaa ggaggacagagaggccCGTTTCTTGTCGAGTAGGATGGCCATAGTGGCAGCCTTTCGCTCCTGGTCTG GGATTATCAACCTATGCAAGGCTGGAAATTCTGGTATCCAGTCTTTAATTGGCTTACTTTGCATACCAAATATGGAAGTTAGG AAAGGCTTGTTGGAGGTGTTATATGAGATATTCAGGCTCCCTGTGCCCATTGTAACTCAAGACTTTACAGAAGGTCTTCTAAGTGTTG ACCCTGCCAGGTTCCAGGACACCTGGAGACTGTCTGATGGGTTTGTTGCTGCTGAGGCCAAAGTCGTCCTGCCCCATCGGGCCCGCTCCAG GCCTGATCTGATGGACAACTACCTAGGATTTGTTCTGTCTGCCTTCATCTCCAGTGGGCTGTTAGAG GGTATTGTTGAAGTTGTGACCAGTAGCGATGACCAGCTCGCTATCAGAGCTACCATCCTGTTGGGAGAACTTCTACACATG GCAAACACCATCCTTCCTCATTCCCACAGTCACCACCTGCACTGCCTTCCCACCCTTATCAACATGGCAGCCTCCTTTGACATCCCCCAGGAGAAACGAct TCGAGCGAGTGCAGCTGTCAACAATCTGAAGCGTTTccatgagaagaagaagaaaggtttGAAACCACACAGTCTGTACCTGGACCACATCATTCGCAAGTCGGTGTCGTCAAATAGCCGCAGAGAGTCCCACTCGCGTGTCCACAGGGATATCTACGTTATTaag GACACAGAAGAAGCACTTATGATGAACCTGAGAGACAGTCACATTCTCAACCACAAGCACAACCTGGAGTGGAACTGGCTGCTTATCGCCACCATCCTGAAG TGGCCAAATGTAAACCTCAGGAACAACAAAGATGAACACATGCACAA GTTTGTGCGGAGGCTGCTTTACTTTTATAAGCCCAGTAGCAAATTGTATGCAGGACTGGCACTGGATCACGTGAAGGCCAGACAACTCACTGTGGTTGGTTGTCAGTTTATTGAGTTCCTCATGGACTCAGATGAG GATGGCCAGGGttacctggaggagctggtgaaggACATGGTGTCGTGGCTCTCCTCGTCCTCAGGAATGAAGCCTGAGCGCTGTCTGCAGAGTAACGGCCTGCTCACCACACTCAGCCAACACTATTTCCTCTTCCTGGGGACGCTCTCTGCACACCCACAGGGAGTCAAACTGCTGGAGAAGTGTGGCCTGTTTCAGTG CCTGCTGAATCTCTGCTCTGTGAAGAACCAGGACGCTGTGCTCAAACTTGCTGTAACCACACTGGACTACAGCAGAGACGGTCTGGCTAGAGTGATCCTCTCCAAGATCCTCACTGCTGCTACTGAT ACGTGTAGGCTGTATGCCACCAAACACCTCCGTGTGCTGCTGCGTGCGGGCGTGGAGTTCTTCAGTAGCTGGGGCATGGAGCTACTGGTCACGCAGCTTCATGACCACAGCAAAGCCGTGTCCATGGAGGCCCTGGACATCCTGGACGAGGCGTGTGAGGACAAG GCCAACCTCCATGCGTTAATCCAGCTAAAACCAGCTCTGTCCCACCTGGGAGATAaaggcctcctgctgctcctcag GTTCCTGTCCATTCCTAAAGGTTTCTCCTACCTCAATGAGAGGGGTTATGTGAGCAAACAGCTGGATAAGTGGCAGAAG GAATACAACCTTAAGTACGTGGACCTGATAGAGGAGCAGCTCAACGAAGCACTAACAACGTACCGCAAACCTGTTGATGGAGACAACTACGTCAGACGCAGCAACCAAAG GTTACAAAGACCAAATGTCTATCTTCCTGTGCACTTGTACGGACAGCTGGTCCATGATAAGACAGGCTGTCATCTTTTGGAGGCTCAG AGTGTGGTTCCTGACCTCAGCTACACAGTTCGCTCCCCGATGCTGGACACCTGGGAGGGCATTAAACAGCTGAAGGCTGCTCTGTGGGCACTG GGCAACATTGGCTCTTCAAACTGGGGTCTGaatctcctgcaggaggagaatgTCATTCCTGACATCCTCGCATTGGCTCAGCACTGTGAGGTGCTCTCAGTACGAGG CACCTGTGTTTATGTTCTGGGCGTCATATCCAAGACCCGGCAGGGCTGTGATGTGCTGAAGCAGTACGGCTGGGACGCGGTCAGACACAGTCGCAGGACGTTGTGGCCTGTCACTCCGGACGAGGTCGACACACACTTAACCTCTGAACTTTCCTCAGTGCCAAGCACGCTCAGTCTGAACTCTGAATCCACCAGCTCGCGCCACAATAGCGAGAGCGAGTCTCAGCCAA acatgtacatACTGGAGGATGACAAGTGTGATGTTCTGGACCAGTCAGATGAGCCCTTCCATCTTCACCCCAAACCCATCAAGGACCGCAGCCCCTTCACAATCCTGGCCTCCACACGCTTTGTTCGCACCCGTTTCCTCAACTCCCTGTCCCTTCCCAGCAAGAAGCTGCGCTCCACCAGTGACCCCAAGACCCCGTCAGGCTCTCGCACCCCTACTGAACTCAAGACAGGCAGTATGAGGCGTAACAGGACAGTGACCGAACCCTCAGTGTACAGCCCAAACCAGGGGGATGTCTTCACCCCCGTGTTTAATGGCAGAGGAATGCCAAAGAGTCCCACAGTGAGTCTGGAGACGTCCTTCGTTGGTACCAGGGGCGGCTCTGAGGAGCACCTTGTGGATGGAAGGCTGGCAAGGGGAGGAGGCTCAGGCCTTGGACTAAGTGGTCTAGGAGGGCAAGGGGCTGTGGAGCACCCCAGCCGAGAGCGGGAGCAGAGCAGCCGAGAGCGTCTGGCAGGAGGGGATGGTGGCTCTTCCTCTAGTGGAGGCAACGTAGTAGGGGGCGGAGGAGGTGGCGGCGGAGGTACTCAGTTTAAAAGCCGCAGTCAGAGCTTTAACACGGACACCACAACCAGCGGCATCAGCTCCATGAGCTCCAGCCCCTCTAGGGAGACCGTTGGAAACCCTGAGCATCCCGAACCTGAACCAGACTCTTCTGACTGTGTGAGCCTCAACACAGTGGTGTCTGCCAAGACTGTCAAAACACTCTCCTCCCTCACACCCCAGGCTCAGACCAACCATATTTCAATGTCGAAGTCATCCACTGTCTCTCTGGTACCGCCCGGCTCCTCGCACACACTCCCTCGCCGAGCTCAATCTCTCAAGTCTCCTTCAGTCGCCACCATCAAGAGTCTGGCTGACTGTAGCTTCATGTACACCAGCCCAAGAGACGCGCTGGGTTACGCTACATTaaagaggctgcagcagcagaggataCACCCATCTTTGTCTCACAGTGAAGCCTTGGCTTCGCCTGCCAAAGACGTACTGTTCACCGACACCATCACTATGAAGACGGGCAGCCTGGACTCCAGATTAACACCTCGCAG TCTCTCCCCCCGGATCCTCTCACGTACCTCTCCTCTTGCCCTCCCTAGGTTTCTGAAAGCGCTGAGCTTTGCCTCTCTGGATAAAGAGGAGCTGCTCAGTCCCATCAACCAAAGCACCTTGCACCGCTGCTCTTCAGTGCGCTCTATGGTCTCTGGCATCACCTATGGGTGCAACGATGACTACATTGGCCTCGCACTGCCCATGGACATCAATGATATGTTCCACATCAGGGACTTAGCTTACTTTCAGCAGAGGATCAGCCCACCGTCCGAAGAGCGAAAACGCTTCCTCTTTGGCGATGGAGATG GTGACCGCCCGGCTATCCCACTACTAAAGCAGCAGTTCAGTATCTCTGAGCTGATAGTGTGTCGAGGTGACACCCAGAACCACACGGTGGGCTTAGACGAGACGGGACTGCAGGATCACTCCGAAGAGAACTGCCTGTACTGTGTGGGAGCCATTGTTCTCGGATACCCGACACAGCCACAGTTCAACAGCACACAGCCATGCACAG ACTATGTTGACTTTCCGTCATGGGGAGGCAAGAGCGGCCATCGTCTGGAGGTGATGCCTCAGTCCAAGTTCTCTGGGGTGTCAGGCTGCAGCGATGCTGCTGTGTCACAAGGCTCCATCTGTAGCACGCCCACTCCTGCTGACGTTGTCCTCG GCGGAAAGGGGATATCAGAGGACGGCCCCGCCTCCCGTGTCTTGCTGAGGAAGGAGGTTCTCCGCCTCATCATCAACCTCAGCTCCTCTGTAGGAACCAAAGGCCACGAAACAGGACTACTGAC GATAAAGGAGAAGTTTCCGTATGCGTTTGACGACATCTGCCTGTACTCCGAGGTGTCTCACCTCTTGGCCCACTGCATGTTTCGCTTGACCTCAAGACGTTTCATACAGGAGCTCTTCCAGGATGTGCAATTCATGCCA aTGTACGAGGAAGCCGAGGCAATCCTGACGAAGCTACCAAAACCTGTCGAAGAGGACGATAACCCTCCTGCAGAATCCTGA
- the LOC117768458 gene encoding rapamycin-insensitive companion of mTOR-like isoform X2: MAASFRGRPIRSLRMRGRNDSGEENVPLDLTREPSENFREILQNVAKSHGVSNMRKLGHLNNFIKLLCSIGYREENFGFTHEEIIVCLRLALLNEAKEVRAAGLRALRYLIRDTAVLQKVLRLQVDYLIARCIDIQQSNEGERTQALRLVRKIITVNAMLFPTSITNSLIAIGTDGLQERDRMVRAAIAIVCELALKNPEVVAKRGGLSTILKSVIDCQLSRINEALITTILHLLNHPRTRQYVRVDVELEQILAPFTDFHYRHNADTAEGQLKEDREARFLSSRMAIVAAFRSWSGIINLCKAGNSGIQSLIGLLCIPNMEVRKGLLEVLYEIFRLPVPIVTQDFTEGLLSVDPARFQDTWRLSDGFVAAEAKVVLPHRARSRPDLMDNYLGFVLSAFISSGLLEGIVEVVTSSDDQLAIRATILLGELLHMANTILPHSHSHHLHCLPTLINMAASFDIPQEKRLRASAAVNNLKRFHEKKKKGLKPHSLYLDHIIRKSVSSNSRRESHSRVHRDIYVIKDTEEALMMNLRDSHILNHKHNLEWNWLLIATILKWPNVNLRNNKDEHMHKFVRRLLYFYKPSSKLYAGLALDHVKARQLTVVGCQFIEFLMDSDEDGQGYLEELVKDMVSWLSSSSGMKPERCLQSNGLLTTLSQHYFLFLGTLSAHPQGVKLLEKCGLFQCLLNLCSVKNQDAVLKLAVTTLDYSRDGLARVILSKILTAATDTCRLYATKHLRVLLRAGVEFFSSWGMELLVTQLHDHSKAVSMEALDILDEACEDKANLHALIQLKPALSHLGDKGLLLLLRFLSIPKGFSYLNERGYVSKQLDKWQKEYNLKYVDLIEEQLNEALTTYRKPVDGDNYVRRSNQRLQRPNVYLPVHLYGQLVHDKTGCHLLEAQSVVPDLSYTVRSPMLDTWEGIKQLKAALWALGNIGSSNWGLNLLQEENVIPDILALAQHCEVLSVRGTCVYVLGVISKTRQGCDVLKQYGWDAVRHSRRTLWPVTPDEVDTHLTSELSSVPSTLSLNSESTSSRHNSESESQPNMYILEDDKCDVLDQSDEPFHLHPKPIKDRSPFTILASTRFVRTRFLNSLSLPSKKLRSTSDPKTPSGSRTPTELKTGSMRRNRTVTEPSVYSPNQGDVFTPVFNGRGMPKSPTVSLETSFVGTRGGSEEHLVDGRLARGGGSGLGLSGLGGQGAVEHPSREREQSSRERLAGGDGGSSSSGGNVVGGGGGGGGGTQFKSRSQSFNTDTTTSGISSMSSSPSRETVGNPEHPEPEPDSSDCVSLNTVVSAKTVKTLSSLTPQAQTNHISMSKSSTVSLVPPGSSHTLPRRAQSLKSPSVATIKSLADCSFMYTSPRDALGYATLKRLQQQRIHPSLSHSEALASPAKDVLFTDTITMKTGSLDSRLTPRRFLKALSFASLDKEELLSPINQSTLHRCSSVRSMVSGITYGCNDDYIGLALPMDINDMFHIRDLAYFQQRISPPSEERKRFLFGDGDGDRPAIPLLKQQFSISELIVCRGDTQNHTVGLDETGLQDHSEENCLYCVGAIVLGYPTQPQFNSTQPCTDYVDFPSWGGKSGHRLEVMPQSKFSGVSGCSDAAVSQGSICSTPTPADVVLGGKGISEDGPASRVLLRKEVLRLIINLSSSVGTKGHETGLLTIKEKFPYAFDDICLYSEVSHLLAHCMFRLTSRRFIQELFQDVQFMPMYEEAEAILTKLPKPVEEDDNPPAES, encoded by the exons AGCCATCAGAAAACTTCCGTGAAATCCTCCAAAATGTGGCCAAATCACATGGAGTCAGTAACATGCGAAAACTGGGCCACCTGAACAACTTCATAAAG CTGCTATGCAGCATTGGTTACCGTGAGGAAAACTTTGGGTTTACACACGAAGAAATCATTGTTTG TCTGCGACTAGCCCTACTGAATGAGGCCAAGGAAGTGCGTGCAGCAGGGTTGCGGGCGCTCCGCTACCTCATTAGAGACACCGCCGTGCTGCAGAAGGTCCTCAGACTACAGGTGGACTATTTAATAGCCAG ATGCATTGACATCCAGCAGAGCAATGAGGGCGAGAGAACTCAGGCTCTGAGACTCGTCCGCAAG ATTATCACTGTCAATGCAATGTTGTTCCCCACGTCTATCACAAACTCTCTAATTGCTATCGGCACGGATGGACTCCAGGAGAGAGACCGCATGGTCCGCGCGGCCATCGCCATCGTATGTGAGCTTG CCCTGAAGAACCCAGAGGTGGTGGCCAAACGAGGTGGCCTCAGCACCATCCTGAAGAGTGTGATCGATTGTCAGTTGAGTCGCATCAACGAAGCACTGATCACCACCATTCTCCATCTTCTCAACCACCCGCGTACCCGCCAGTACGTACGGGTGGACGTCGAGCTGGAG CAAATCCTCGCCcctttcacagattttcactaCCGGCACAACGCAGACACGGCTGAAGGGCAACtcaa ggaggacagagaggccCGTTTCTTGTCGAGTAGGATGGCCATAGTGGCAGCCTTTCGCTCCTGGTCTG GGATTATCAACCTATGCAAGGCTGGAAATTCTGGTATCCAGTCTTTAATTGGCTTACTTTGCATACCAAATATGGAAGTTAGG AAAGGCTTGTTGGAGGTGTTATATGAGATATTCAGGCTCCCTGTGCCCATTGTAACTCAAGACTTTACAGAAGGTCTTCTAAGTGTTG ACCCTGCCAGGTTCCAGGACACCTGGAGACTGTCTGATGGGTTTGTTGCTGCTGAGGCCAAAGTCGTCCTGCCCCATCGGGCCCGCTCCAG GCCTGATCTGATGGACAACTACCTAGGATTTGTTCTGTCTGCCTTCATCTCCAGTGGGCTGTTAGAG GGTATTGTTGAAGTTGTGACCAGTAGCGATGACCAGCTCGCTATCAGAGCTACCATCCTGTTGGGAGAACTTCTACACATG GCAAACACCATCCTTCCTCATTCCCACAGTCACCACCTGCACTGCCTTCCCACCCTTATCAACATGGCAGCCTCCTTTGACATCCCCCAGGAGAAACGAct TCGAGCGAGTGCAGCTGTCAACAATCTGAAGCGTTTccatgagaagaagaagaaaggtttGAAACCACACAGTCTGTACCTGGACCACATCATTCGCAAGTCGGTGTCGTCAAATAGCCGCAGAGAGTCCCACTCGCGTGTCCACAGGGATATCTACGTTATTaag GACACAGAAGAAGCACTTATGATGAACCTGAGAGACAGTCACATTCTCAACCACAAGCACAACCTGGAGTGGAACTGGCTGCTTATCGCCACCATCCTGAAG TGGCCAAATGTAAACCTCAGGAACAACAAAGATGAACACATGCACAA GTTTGTGCGGAGGCTGCTTTACTTTTATAAGCCCAGTAGCAAATTGTATGCAGGACTGGCACTGGATCACGTGAAGGCCAGACAACTCACTGTGGTTGGTTGTCAGTTTATTGAGTTCCTCATGGACTCAGATGAG GATGGCCAGGGttacctggaggagctggtgaaggACATGGTGTCGTGGCTCTCCTCGTCCTCAGGAATGAAGCCTGAGCGCTGTCTGCAGAGTAACGGCCTGCTCACCACACTCAGCCAACACTATTTCCTCTTCCTGGGGACGCTCTCTGCACACCCACAGGGAGTCAAACTGCTGGAGAAGTGTGGCCTGTTTCAGTG CCTGCTGAATCTCTGCTCTGTGAAGAACCAGGACGCTGTGCTCAAACTTGCTGTAACCACACTGGACTACAGCAGAGACGGTCTGGCTAGAGTGATCCTCTCCAAGATCCTCACTGCTGCTACTGAT ACGTGTAGGCTGTATGCCACCAAACACCTCCGTGTGCTGCTGCGTGCGGGCGTGGAGTTCTTCAGTAGCTGGGGCATGGAGCTACTGGTCACGCAGCTTCATGACCACAGCAAAGCCGTGTCCATGGAGGCCCTGGACATCCTGGACGAGGCGTGTGAGGACAAG GCCAACCTCCATGCGTTAATCCAGCTAAAACCAGCTCTGTCCCACCTGGGAGATAaaggcctcctgctgctcctcag GTTCCTGTCCATTCCTAAAGGTTTCTCCTACCTCAATGAGAGGGGTTATGTGAGCAAACAGCTGGATAAGTGGCAGAAG GAATACAACCTTAAGTACGTGGACCTGATAGAGGAGCAGCTCAACGAAGCACTAACAACGTACCGCAAACCTGTTGATGGAGACAACTACGTCAGACGCAGCAACCAAAG GTTACAAAGACCAAATGTCTATCTTCCTGTGCACTTGTACGGACAGCTGGTCCATGATAAGACAGGCTGTCATCTTTTGGAGGCTCAG AGTGTGGTTCCTGACCTCAGCTACACAGTTCGCTCCCCGATGCTGGACACCTGGGAGGGCATTAAACAGCTGAAGGCTGCTCTGTGGGCACTG GGCAACATTGGCTCTTCAAACTGGGGTCTGaatctcctgcaggaggagaatgTCATTCCTGACATCCTCGCATTGGCTCAGCACTGTGAGGTGCTCTCAGTACGAGG CACCTGTGTTTATGTTCTGGGCGTCATATCCAAGACCCGGCAGGGCTGTGATGTGCTGAAGCAGTACGGCTGGGACGCGGTCAGACACAGTCGCAGGACGTTGTGGCCTGTCACTCCGGACGAGGTCGACACACACTTAACCTCTGAACTTTCCTCAGTGCCAAGCACGCTCAGTCTGAACTCTGAATCCACCAGCTCGCGCCACAATAGCGAGAGCGAGTCTCAGCCAA acatgtacatACTGGAGGATGACAAGTGTGATGTTCTGGACCAGTCAGATGAGCCCTTCCATCTTCACCCCAAACCCATCAAGGACCGCAGCCCCTTCACAATCCTGGCCTCCACACGCTTTGTTCGCACCCGTTTCCTCAACTCCCTGTCCCTTCCCAGCAAGAAGCTGCGCTCCACCAGTGACCCCAAGACCCCGTCAGGCTCTCGCACCCCTACTGAACTCAAGACAGGCAGTATGAGGCGTAACAGGACAGTGACCGAACCCTCAGTGTACAGCCCAAACCAGGGGGATGTCTTCACCCCCGTGTTTAATGGCAGAGGAATGCCAAAGAGTCCCACAGTGAGTCTGGAGACGTCCTTCGTTGGTACCAGGGGCGGCTCTGAGGAGCACCTTGTGGATGGAAGGCTGGCAAGGGGAGGAGGCTCAGGCCTTGGACTAAGTGGTCTAGGAGGGCAAGGGGCTGTGGAGCACCCCAGCCGAGAGCGGGAGCAGAGCAGCCGAGAGCGTCTGGCAGGAGGGGATGGTGGCTCTTCCTCTAGTGGAGGCAACGTAGTAGGGGGCGGAGGAGGTGGCGGCGGAGGTACTCAGTTTAAAAGCCGCAGTCAGAGCTTTAACACGGACACCACAACCAGCGGCATCAGCTCCATGAGCTCCAGCCCCTCTAGGGAGACCGTTGGAAACCCTGAGCATCCCGAACCTGAACCAGACTCTTCTGACTGTGTGAGCCTCAACACAGTGGTGTCTGCCAAGACTGTCAAAACACTCTCCTCCCTCACACCCCAGGCTCAGACCAACCATATTTCAATGTCGAAGTCATCCACTGTCTCTCTGGTACCGCCCGGCTCCTCGCACACACTCCCTCGCCGAGCTCAATCTCTCAAGTCTCCTTCAGTCGCCACCATCAAGAGTCTGGCTGACTGTAGCTTCATGTACACCAGCCCAAGAGACGCGCTGGGTTACGCTACATTaaagaggctgcagcagcagaggataCACCCATCTTTGTCTCACAGTGAAGCCTTGGCTTCGCCTGCCAAAGACGTACTGTTCACCGACACCATCACTATGAAGACGGGCAGCCTGGACTCCAGATTAACACCTCGCAG GTTTCTGAAAGCGCTGAGCTTTGCCTCTCTGGATAAAGAGGAGCTGCTCAGTCCCATCAACCAAAGCACCTTGCACCGCTGCTCTTCAGTGCGCTCTATGGTCTCTGGCATCACCTATGGGTGCAACGATGACTACATTGGCCTCGCACTGCCCATGGACATCAATGATATGTTCCACATCAGGGACTTAGCTTACTTTCAGCAGAGGATCAGCCCACCGTCCGAAGAGCGAAAACGCTTCCTCTTTGGCGATGGAGATG GTGACCGCCCGGCTATCCCACTACTAAAGCAGCAGTTCAGTATCTCTGAGCTGATAGTGTGTCGAGGTGACACCCAGAACCACACGGTGGGCTTAGACGAGACGGGACTGCAGGATCACTCCGAAGAGAACTGCCTGTACTGTGTGGGAGCCATTGTTCTCGGATACCCGACACAGCCACAGTTCAACAGCACACAGCCATGCACAG ACTATGTTGACTTTCCGTCATGGGGAGGCAAGAGCGGCCATCGTCTGGAGGTGATGCCTCAGTCCAAGTTCTCTGGGGTGTCAGGCTGCAGCGATGCTGCTGTGTCACAAGGCTCCATCTGTAGCACGCCCACTCCTGCTGACGTTGTCCTCG GCGGAAAGGGGATATCAGAGGACGGCCCCGCCTCCCGTGTCTTGCTGAGGAAGGAGGTTCTCCGCCTCATCATCAACCTCAGCTCCTCTGTAGGAACCAAAGGCCACGAAACAGGACTACTGAC GATAAAGGAGAAGTTTCCGTATGCGTTTGACGACATCTGCCTGTACTCCGAGGTGTCTCACCTCTTGGCCCACTGCATGTTTCGCTTGACCTCAAGACGTTTCATACAGGAGCTCTTCCAGGATGTGCAATTCATGCCA aTGTACGAGGAAGCCGAGGCAATCCTGACGAAGCTACCAAAACCTGTCGAAGAGGACGATAACCCTCCTGCAGAATCCTGA